One part of the Phycisphaeraceae bacterium genome encodes these proteins:
- a CDS encoding HNH endonuclease, producing MAISERDIKLLWGRAAGHCSAPGCLVSLLPLLDNSGSVVMGEMAHVIGRRPGSARNDSGAGEGDGYDNLILLCPNHHTVVDKAEADYPPATLRQWKAVWEARVSRRVLKRVSSRSDDMLDTRLWTYFNFGLVLKLHREHCADPPLGSLSRLRQGGIVDDDGLPRSGDGEKRFGPPRTVFETWAQDKARQLQQFYSGIVEGLIHETPPLDLDEVWGIRKLRSLLYPMAVVSLNRRCHFKTVRKQGENEERRVRCRAKGIEVVFQMDSWNVFSSSSLDLHFRGSTRTLALLLVRSVEASPGSGPIRLVVKTTPIALGAGFPPSSDRTPAIAWRKCESDEDEAF from the coding sequence ATGGCAATCTCAGAGAGGGATATCAAGCTGCTGTGGGGGCGTGCCGCGGGACATTGCTCGGCTCCCGGTTGCCTGGTCAGCCTTCTTCCGCTGCTCGACAACAGCGGAAGCGTCGTGATGGGCGAAATGGCGCACGTGATCGGGCGACGCCCGGGATCGGCGCGGAACGACAGCGGCGCTGGAGAGGGGGACGGCTACGACAATCTGATTCTCCTCTGCCCCAATCACCACACCGTTGTCGACAAGGCGGAGGCGGATTACCCGCCGGCGACGCTGCGGCAGTGGAAGGCGGTGTGGGAAGCCCGGGTATCGCGCCGCGTCCTGAAGCGGGTGTCCTCCCGGAGCGACGACATGCTGGACACGCGCCTCTGGACTTATTTCAACTTCGGGCTTGTGCTGAAGCTGCATCGGGAGCACTGCGCCGATCCGCCCCTCGGTTCACTCTCCCGCCTACGGCAGGGAGGGATCGTCGACGACGACGGCTTGCCACGAAGCGGGGATGGAGAGAAACGGTTCGGCCCTCCCCGAACGGTGTTCGAGACCTGGGCCCAGGACAAGGCGCGTCAGCTCCAGCAGTTCTACTCGGGGATTGTGGAGGGGCTGATTCATGAGACCCCGCCGCTTGACCTGGACGAGGTCTGGGGCATCCGCAAGCTGCGAAGCCTGCTCTACCCGATGGCCGTCGTGTCGTTGAATCGCCGGTGCCACTTCAAGACAGTGCGGAAGCAAGGCGAGAACGAGGAACGACGGGTGCGGTGCCGGGCGAAGGGCATCGAGGTCGTGTTCCAGATGGACTCGTGGAACGTGTTCAGCAGTTCGTCGCTCGACCTTCACTTCCGGGGGAGCACTCGGACCCTGGCGCTGTTGCTGGTGAGGAGCGTGGAGGCGTCGCCGGGGTCGGGCCCGATTCGCCTCGTCGTCAAGACGACACCAATCGCCCTTGGGGCGGGGTTTCCTCCGAGCAGCGACCGGACGCCGGCGATCGCATGGCGCAAATGCGAGAGCGACGAGGACGAGGCTTTCTAG
- a CDS encoding type II toxin-antitoxin system RelE/ParE family toxin, translating into MTPLPHQTRLLPVVIAPPAVFEIANAASAYDATRPGLGREFLAEIRGAAVRIEEFPLSCPEVHPGVRRALTHRFPFGVLYRVTPEAVQILAVLPTMADPISMLRRAVTVAQ; encoded by the coding sequence ATGACCCCCCTCCCGCACCAGACCCGCCTCCTGCCGGTGGTCATCGCGCCGCCGGCAGTGTTCGAGATCGCCAATGCGGCATCCGCGTACGACGCCACGAGGCCCGGACTCGGACGAGAGTTCCTCGCCGAGATCCGCGGCGCCGCGGTGCGGATCGAGGAGTTCCCCCTCTCGTGCCCCGAGGTGCACCCGGGTGTGCGACGGGCCCTGACGCATCGGTTCCCCTTCGGCGTGCTCTACCGCGTCACGCCCGAGGCGGTGCAGATCCTCGCGGTGCTGCCGACGATGGCCGATCCGATCTCCATGCTCCGGCGGGCCGTGACGGTCGCTCAGTAG
- a CDS encoding addiction module protein, translating to MHPTGHHDFDFSALSVTERIDLAQRLWESVRDSVEAALLTDAEVIEIQGRIAAIDSGLMVCEPFDAAIVRIARR from the coding sequence GTGCACCCAACGGGACACCACGACTTTGACTTCTCGGCCTTGTCCGTCACCGAGCGGATCGACCTTGCCCAGCGGCTCTGGGAGAGCGTCCGCGACTCCGTCGAGGCCGCGCTGCTGACAGATGCCGAGGTCATCGAGATCCAGGGCCGCATCGCAGCGATCGACTCGGGCCTCATGGTCTGTGAGCCCTTCGACGCCGCCATCGTCCGGATCGCGCGGCGATGA
- a CDS encoding RNA-directed DNA polymerase — translation MPAKELRSLFDLRLGNRAESGYMVRADVLDFYGSIYTHSVPWALVGKSVAKGRVRGKAAKGSKPWPDRLDEALRNVQDGQTNGIDVGPDSSFVISELLLSVVDTELKKRIPGIRGFRYYDDYELYFSERSEAEEGLAALQDALLEMELVLNPRKTEVVALPQPLDFRWAMELRQAARGIGGRRTQRDSLVDLFERSFSLIAGGTREHVLRYAVGLVQEEFLHPDNWPVYEKLLWQASHVEPAILPAVLGEVLRYRDMGLADGGEAPIDLEMAGDVLNRHIMRSLRQATSHEVAWAVWGLAALERSMEKDAAVAACKSVDAVVAVMMLLADERGIIDKGFTTDAWTDAAAPEALATGVWLLAYEAGVRGTKLGSLAAGQGWSASPFEEMFEKMKRAGVTFTADRFGYSEEDFDSDEYDYSFDDDDEDDDEEDVDEDWDDDDDDGGVRF, via the coding sequence ATGCCCGCCAAGGAGCTCAGGTCACTCTTCGACTTGCGGCTTGGGAACCGGGCAGAATCGGGCTACATGGTTCGGGCGGACGTGCTCGATTTCTATGGGTCGATCTACACGCACAGCGTTCCGTGGGCGCTTGTAGGAAAGAGCGTGGCCAAGGGTCGGGTGCGCGGGAAGGCGGCGAAGGGATCCAAGCCTTGGCCGGACCGACTCGACGAGGCGTTGCGGAATGTCCAAGACGGACAGACGAACGGAATCGACGTCGGGCCGGACAGCTCGTTCGTGATTTCCGAACTGCTGCTCTCGGTGGTCGACACGGAATTGAAGAAACGAATCCCTGGCATTCGGGGGTTTCGGTACTACGACGACTATGAGCTCTACTTTTCGGAGCGGAGCGAAGCGGAGGAGGGGTTGGCGGCGCTGCAGGACGCGTTGCTCGAGATGGAACTGGTGCTGAACCCGCGAAAGACCGAGGTTGTCGCGCTCCCGCAACCTCTCGACTTCAGATGGGCGATGGAGCTTCGGCAAGCCGCCCGCGGGATCGGAGGCCGACGCACGCAGCGGGATAGCTTGGTCGACCTGTTCGAGCGGTCGTTCTCGCTCATCGCAGGGGGCACCAGGGAGCACGTTCTCCGATATGCGGTGGGCCTCGTGCAGGAGGAGTTCCTGCACCCCGACAACTGGCCGGTGTATGAGAAACTGCTCTGGCAGGCCTCGCACGTCGAGCCTGCGATTCTCCCCGCGGTTCTGGGCGAAGTCCTGAGGTATCGCGATATGGGATTGGCAGACGGCGGCGAGGCTCCGATTGACCTCGAGATGGCCGGCGACGTCCTGAACCGCCACATCATGCGGTCGCTGCGACAGGCCACTTCGCACGAGGTGGCGTGGGCGGTCTGGGGACTCGCGGCGCTGGAACGATCTATGGAGAAGGACGCAGCGGTCGCTGCGTGCAAGTCGGTGGATGCGGTCGTGGCGGTCATGATGTTGCTCGCGGACGAGCGGGGGATCATTGACAAAGGCTTCACAACCGACGCATGGACGGATGCCGCAGCGCCGGAGGCTCTCGCGACCGGCGTCTGGTTGCTGGCGTACGAGGCTGGCGTCCGCGGCACGAAGCTCGGGAGCTTGGCAGCCGGGCAGGGCTGGTCGGCAAGCCCGTTCGAGGAAATGTTCGAGAAAATGAAGCGGGCCGGCGTGACGTTCACTGCGGATCGCTTTGGATACTCGGAGGAGGATTTCGATTCCGATGAGTACGACTACTCGTTCGATGACGACGACGAGGACGACGATGAGGAGGATGTCGATGAAGACTGGGACGACGACGACGATGATGGAGGCGTGAGGTTCTAA